The Methylotenera sp. G11 genome includes a window with the following:
- the bluB gene encoding 5,6-dimethylbenzimidazole synthase — translation MANHQFTEAEIAAVYRVIAERRDMRHFLPTPVSAETLAKILQAAHQAPSVGLMQPWRFIRITDRTLRHRIHELVDEERKHTAQAIGEYDNTARMAEFLRLKVEGILDCGELLVAALCNHREEHIFGRRTLPEMDIASVSCAIQNMWLAARAEGLGMGWVSIFDPKKLGALLNTPADAKPIAILCIGHVSTFYNEPMLVETGWRKARPLTDMVMENQWSTHE, via the coding sequence ATGGCTAACCATCAATTCACCGAAGCAGAAATCGCTGCCGTATACCGTGTGATTGCAGAGCGCAGGGACATGCGCCACTTTCTGCCCACGCCGGTATCCGCAGAAACACTGGCAAAGATTCTGCAGGCGGCACACCAGGCACCCAGCGTCGGGCTCATGCAGCCATGGCGCTTTATCAGGATAACCGACCGCACTTTACGCCACAGGATTCATGAACTGGTAGACGAAGAACGCAAACATACCGCGCAGGCCATTGGCGAATATGACAACACTGCACGCATGGCCGAGTTTCTGCGCCTGAAGGTCGAAGGCATACTGGACTGCGGCGAGCTTCTGGTCGCCGCATTATGCAATCACCGTGAAGAACATATTTTTGGCCGCAGAACGCTGCCGGAGATGGACATCGCCTCAGTGAGCTGCGCCATTCAGAACATGTGGCTGGCAGCGCGCGCAGAAGGCCTGGGCATGGGATGGGTGTCGATTTTCGACCCAAAAAAACTGGGCGCTTTGCTAAACACACCGGCAGATGCGAAACCGATTGCCATTTTATGCATCGGGCACGTGAGTACTTTTTACAACGAACCCATGCTGGTTGAAACCGGATGGAGAAAAGCCAGGCCGTTAACCGATATGGTCATGGAAAACCAATGGAGCACCCATGAATGA
- a CDS encoding RNA-binding S4 domain-containing protein translates to METISFELNGEYIELCNLLKLAGIANSGGQGKLMVSDGIVQVDGHIELRRTAKIRAGQIVECLGQKISVVAV, encoded by the coding sequence ATGGAAACAATCTCATTTGAATTAAACGGTGAATATATCGAACTCTGCAACCTGCTCAAACTGGCGGGGATTGCCAACAGCGGCGGCCAGGGCAAACTGATGGTCTCAGACGGTATCGTTCAGGTAGATGGCCATATTGAATTACGCAGAACGGCAAAAATACGTGCCGGGCAGATTGTGGAATGCCTGGGGCAGAAGATCAGCGTAGTTGCGGTTTAG
- a CDS encoding adenosylcobinamide-GDP ribazoletransferase, whose protein sequence is MLSCLCREWRYLLLAVGFFTRIPVPVFEDFQEQELNHSAKYFPLVGILVGAAGAAMLVVAGWIFPANVAVLLSMATTIYMTGAFHEDGLADSADGLGGGWDRERILTIMQDSRLGTYGALALFLVLFAKFQLLSALPAQSLAYVLIAAHALSRLCAVYMMATLSYVKAAGKAKPLASKVRAGDLTVATLFGLLPLVLVYWSVASNSVNVRDYVLLTLSWLVSVGFAGYWWRRKIRHWLGGYTGDCLGAAQQITELAFYLGVLAYFGFINLLNSL, encoded by the coding sequence ATGCTAAGCTGCTTATGTAGGGAATGGCGTTACCTGCTGCTTGCGGTGGGTTTTTTCACTCGCATCCCAGTTCCTGTTTTTGAAGATTTCCAGGAACAGGAGCTTAATCATTCAGCTAAGTATTTTCCATTGGTAGGCATTCTCGTGGGGGCGGCAGGTGCGGCGATGCTGGTAGTTGCCGGCTGGATATTCCCTGCCAATGTTGCGGTATTGCTAAGCATGGCGACTACTATCTATATGACCGGAGCTTTCCATGAGGATGGGCTTGCCGATAGTGCAGACGGCTTGGGTGGAGGCTGGGACAGGGAGCGAATACTCACTATTATGCAGGATTCACGGCTTGGCACCTATGGTGCACTGGCCTTGTTCCTGGTGCTGTTTGCCAAGTTCCAGCTGTTGAGCGCTTTGCCGGCTCAGAGCCTGGCTTATGTGCTGATTGCGGCACATGCACTTAGCCGTTTGTGTGCTGTTTATATGATGGCAACGCTCAGTTATGTGAAAGCGGCCGGAAAAGCCAAGCCGCTGGCAAGCAAGGTTCGGGCTGGCGATTTAACCGTGGCGACGCTATTTGGCTTATTGCCTTTGGTGCTGGTGTACTGGAGCGTTGCATCCAATAGCGTTAACGTGCGTGACTATGTGCTGCTTACCCTGAGCTGGCTGGTCAGCGTTGGTTTTGCGGGCTATTGGTGGCGTCGCAAGATCAGGCATTGGCTGGGTGGCTATACCGGCGATTGCCTGGGTGCAGCGCAGCAGATCACGGAGCTGGCATTTTACTTGGGCGTGCTCGCGTATTTTGGTTTTATCAATCTTTTGAATTCGTTATGA
- the cobC gene encoding alpha-ribazole phosphatase, producing MKLHLIRHTSLNIPSGICYGQSDVDVSESFHAECGLLKEKLARIRFDAVYASPLQRCVKLAEVLDLGEVQLDHRLKELHFGDWEMQAWDSIPRDVFDTWAKDYANLSPPNGESFSQLHMRSKSFIEDVSHHARGQEIAVITHGGVIRAMLADVLNMPLKGLFRMVIDHASVTRISFDDEVPRIHFVNR from the coding sequence ATGAAATTGCACTTGATACGCCATACGTCATTGAATATCCCATCAGGTATCTGCTATGGACAAAGCGATGTCGATGTTTCGGAGAGCTTTCATGCAGAATGTGGCCTGCTGAAAGAGAAGCTTGCCCGCATTCGTTTTGATGCCGTGTATGCAAGCCCGCTGCAGCGTTGTGTTAAATTGGCCGAAGTGCTTGATTTAGGCGAGGTGCAATTAGATCATCGCCTGAAAGAGCTGCACTTTGGTGATTGGGAAATGCAGGCCTGGGATAGCATACCGCGGGATGTATTTGATACCTGGGCGAAGGATTATGCAAACCTGTCGCCGCCAAATGGCGAGAGTTTTTCGCAACTCCATATGCGCTCAAAGAGTTTTATAGAAGATGTGAGCCATCACGCGCGAGGTCAGGAAATTGCTGTTATTACGCATGGCGGCGTCATTCGTGCCATGCTGGCCGACGTGCTGAATATGCCGCTGAAAGGCTTGTTCAGGATGGTGATTGATCACGCCAGCGTAACGCGCATATCGTTTGACGATGAAGTGCCCAGAATTCACTTTGTAAACCGCTGA
- a CDS encoding DUF2237 family protein, with the protein MTKPQQKNVLGTPLQACSLSPVTGFTRNGCCETSIEDSGSHTVCAQMTEEFLAFSASCGNDLSTPRPEYGFAGLKAGDRWCLCASRWLEASEAGFAPPVIMEACHEKCLKIVSLADLKYHALR; encoded by the coding sequence ATGACGAAGCCACAGCAGAAGAATGTATTAGGCACCCCGCTGCAAGCCTGCAGCCTCAGCCCGGTTACCGGTTTTACGCGTAACGGGTGCTGTGAAACCAGTATTGAGGACAGCGGCAGCCACACCGTCTGCGCACAAATGACAGAAGAGTTCCTGGCATTCTCGGCTTCATGCGGTAACGACTTAAGCACGCCGCGCCCTGAATATGGCTTTGCAGGACTAAAGGCCGGCGACCGCTGGTGCCTATGTGCCAGCCGCTGGCTTGAGGCATCCGAGGCCGGATTTGCACCACCGGTGATCATGGAAGCCTGCCACGAAAAATGCCTGAAAATCGTCAGCCTGGCAGACCTTAAATATCACGCATTAAGGTAG
- a CDS encoding cell division protein ZapA, with amino-acid sequence MSDIKGVDVSIMGRNFTVSCTDEERPGLINAVNFLDKKMRDIRDSGKVIGVERIAIMTALNLAHELLNSKSGDVDVGDIKRRITIMLDQIDQACGHE; translated from the coding sequence ATGAGCGATATTAAAGGCGTAGACGTCAGTATCATGGGGCGGAACTTTACGGTGTCGTGTACCGATGAAGAACGCCCCGGCCTGATTAACGCTGTGAATTTTCTGGATAAGAAAATGCGCGATATCCGTGATAGCGGTAAAGTGATCGGTGTGGAAAGAATCGCAATCATGACTGCCCTGAACCTGGCTCACGAACTGCTTAACAGCAAGAGCGGTGATGTTGATGTAGGCGATATCAAGCGCAGGATTACAATCATGCTTGATCAGATTGATCAAGCATGTGGGCATGAATAA
- a CDS encoding YVTN family beta-propeller repeat protein — protein sequence MKLRYLAVTLAIGLAFNVNANAADRGKAYVSNQDGGVTVIDLNTMATSASIDVKGEGPRGLAISDDGKLLVVATRENGSVSVIDTATNEVIKQIPVGKNPEFVRVRGNFAFVSYEPSAKGGPPPAPGSAAAKEAEKEAEDDDAEPARIGIIDLKLGKKVREIVGGPETEGIEFSKDGKQLVITNEADNTVTVHNMKTGKLLKTIKTHKYGDRPRGVKVSPDGKTYVVTLEYGNKFMVLDKNFKVLRTVDTGATPYGIAYDRAGEHIYVAANKAKTLEVFNAKTYEKVKQVTTGNRCWHFSFTPDDKEILLACGKSDAVFVIDTEKLEITKQIEDKKMPWGVVTYPKSSGSLDKPL from the coding sequence ATGAAGTTAAGGTATTTGGCAGTTACCCTGGCAATAGGCCTTGCGTTCAATGTCAACGCAAACGCCGCAGATAGAGGTAAGGCATATGTTTCAAACCAGGATGGCGGCGTAACGGTGATCGACCTCAATACCATGGCGACTTCGGCCAGCATTGATGTAAAGGGCGAAGGCCCTCGTGGTTTGGCAATATCAGATGACGGCAAACTGCTGGTTGTGGCGACACGCGAGAACGGCAGCGTGTCTGTTATTGATACCGCAACTAATGAAGTCATCAAACAAATCCCTGTGGGCAAAAACCCTGAATTTGTAAGGGTTCGCGGCAACTTTGCTTTTGTCTCTTATGAACCAAGCGCCAAAGGCGGCCCTCCACCGGCACCTGGTTCAGCCGCGGCAAAAGAAGCAGAAAAAGAAGCCGAGGATGACGATGCCGAACCGGCACGTATCGGCATTATTGATTTAAAACTAGGCAAAAAAGTACGTGAAATTGTCGGTGGCCCGGAAACCGAGGGGATCGAGTTCAGCAAAGACGGCAAACAGCTGGTGATTACCAATGAGGCTGACAATACCGTGACCGTACACAATATGAAAACCGGAAAGTTGCTCAAGACGATCAAGACACATAAATATGGCGACCGTCCTCGCGGCGTAAAAGTATCTCCGGATGGCAAAACCTACGTCGTTACACTGGAGTACGGCAACAAATTCATGGTACTGGATAAGAACTTTAAAGTATTGCGCACGGTTGATACCGGTGCCACGCCATACGGCATTGCTTACGACCGCGCAGGTGAACACATCTACGTAGCGGCAAACAAGGCGAAGACCCTGGAAGTATTTAACGCAAAAACGTATGAAAAAGTAAAACAAGTGACGACCGGGAACCGCTGCTGGCACTTCAGCTTCACCCCTGACGACAAAGAGATTCTGCTGGCGTGCGGCAAATCGGATGCAGTATTTGTGATAGATACCGAAAAGCTGGAAATCACCAAGCAGATCGAAGATAAAAAGATGCCCTGGGGCGTGGTGACTTATCCGAAATCATCAGGCAGTTTAGATAAGCCTTTATAA
- a CDS encoding EVE domain-containing protein, with translation MRYWLMKSEPADVSIDDLAARPDQTVDWYGVRNYQARNFMRDQMKVGDGVLFYHSNCAEPGIAGIAEVCTLAYPDRLQFIEGHKYHDPKASPENPRWFNVDVKLVRKTRLLSLKEMRETPELANLRILQRGNRLSITPVDPRDWELILEKLK, from the coding sequence ATGCGTTATTGGTTAATGAAATCTGAGCCGGCGGATGTTTCAATTGATGACCTGGCGGCGAGGCCGGATCAGACTGTCGATTGGTATGGCGTACGTAATTATCAGGCAAGAAACTTTATGCGCGACCAGATGAAAGTGGGCGATGGCGTGCTGTTTTATCACTCCAACTGTGCCGAGCCCGGCATTGCGGGTATCGCTGAAGTGTGTACGCTCGCTTACCCTGATCGATTGCAGTTCATCGAGGGGCATAAGTATCATGATCCCAAAGCCAGCCCGGAAAACCCGCGCTGGTTTAATGTGGATGTGAAGCTGGTGCGTAAAACCAGGCTGTTAAGCCTGAAAGAAATGCGGGAAACGCCGGAGCTTGCCAATTTGCGTATTCTGCAGCGCGGTAACCGTTTATCCATTACGCCGGTAGACCCCAGGGACTGGGAATTGATATTGGAAAAATTAAAATAA
- a CDS encoding 2'-5' RNA ligase family protein, which yields MANLFDIRKKFLENPHTIKNVRQDFPDWHRGRSHYALWAIDVDCQAVRQQVQAAEQHLSGFLLDGYCRQPHVTLGINGFLSEQPQCSDNYGAWDFEADVSALKSACIQPFEIEIGSLASFSSAPFLHVHDAGHRLHALHALLHSMACDGRTQYLPHVTVGLYSDTWKTAMIDLRLSAFPQESVTNCLISRISLMCYNASEVGGELLTLADYDLEQGALQWRQPLPVMPEISWLP from the coding sequence ATGGCAAACCTGTTTGATATTCGTAAAAAATTTCTTGAAAATCCGCATACCATTAAAAATGTCCGCCAGGACTTTCCCGATTGGCATCGGGGCAGGTCGCACTATGCGCTTTGGGCGATAGATGTGGATTGCCAGGCAGTGCGGCAGCAGGTACAGGCTGCTGAGCAGCATCTGTCTGGCTTTCTGCTGGATGGATATTGCCGCCAGCCACATGTAACGCTTGGTATCAACGGGTTTCTGAGTGAACAGCCGCAATGTTCGGATAATTACGGTGCCTGGGATTTTGAAGCGGATGTATCGGCTTTAAAAAGTGCCTGCATACAGCCATTTGAGATCGAAATCGGCTCCTTAGCCAGCTTCAGCTCAGCGCCATTTCTTCATGTTCATGATGCTGGCCATCGCCTGCACGCGCTGCATGCGCTTTTGCATTCCATGGCTTGTGATGGGCGTACGCAATACCTTCCTCATGTAACGGTTGGCCTTTATTCTGATACATGGAAAACTGCAATGATTGATCTTCGGCTGAGCGCTTTCCCGCAGGAGAGCGTGACAAACTGTTTGATCAGCCGGATCAGCCTGATGTGCTATAACGCTTCTGAGGTCGGGGGAGAGCTGCTGACGCTTGCCGACTATGACCTGGAGCAGGGGGCGCTACAATGGCGTCAGCCATTGCCCGTGATGCCGGAAATTTCCTGGCTACCTTAA
- the cobU gene encoding bifunctional adenosylcobinamide kinase/adenosylcobinamide-phosphate guanylyltransferase, with amino-acid sequence MNDIHLILGGARSGKSALAEKLAVESGLPVTYIATAQVYDHEFGQRVEHHKNRRPAHWQTVEQPFDLGKALKQHAGIGKCVIIDCLTLWLAQCICPDCERPENISWPDERHALLRELGDLPGMILLVSNEVGMGIVPLGEINRQFQDEQGRLNQAVAQIAGKVSFVAAGLPLKLKG; translated from the coding sequence ATGAATGACATACACTTGATCCTGGGCGGTGCCCGTTCCGGGAAAAGCGCATTGGCCGAGAAGCTGGCCGTGGAAAGCGGCTTGCCCGTCACTTATATCGCCACCGCACAAGTGTATGACCATGAATTCGGACAGCGCGTAGAACACCATAAAAACAGGCGGCCAGCGCATTGGCAGACCGTAGAGCAGCCCTTTGACCTGGGAAAGGCGCTGAAACAGCATGCCGGCATCGGCAAATGCGTGATTATAGATTGCCTGACTTTATGGCTGGCACAGTGCATCTGTCCTGACTGCGAACGCCCGGAGAATATAAGCTGGCCAGATGAGCGCCATGCCCTGCTGCGGGAGTTGGGCGACCTGCCCGGCATGATCCTGCTTGTCAGCAATGAGGTCGGCATGGGCATAGTGCCATTAGGTGAAATCAACCGCCAGTTTCAAGATGAACAGGGCAGGCTTAACCAGGCTGTTGCGCAGATTGCCGGCAAAGTGAGCTTTGTTGCTGCCGGGCTGCCGCTCAAGTTAAAAGGATAA
- a CDS encoding TonB-dependent receptor, whose translation MKRSTIASLIGLSISSPVFAAETIALDDVTVKANRFERKDTETTYASEIHTAAQIEASGAATLYEYLAQQTSLNASPNIGNRATPAINLRGFGTENGHQNVVITVDGQRLNSIDLSPSVLAGIALGNIERIEIAKGSSSVIYGDGATAGSIQIYTKNKTGVTISSSLGNFGQKNSYINAGFSEKYIDLSVNLAHDSHDGFSKKDETGHKDQFTSNSQNVKLKIKPTDQLRFNIEATSSRNDVRYVNAMTQDEFRDDPRQVTQRPFSQTYTHQSFNSDQWRIGGEYDVNDHVRISAFHYQEDKFSEFISSTPSTANSLYKGNDISISYQSDTLSLLAGYQDFDGSRKSFSDYSPWGTSKDETTKKNEAVYVSGEYKINALTLSAGARNEQVKYRFSPVSYAFGPVTGAKKSEDIDAFDIGANYRFSDSLSAFTNYNQAYQAPDIDRLFTFGGGFNGFLDPAKVRTLNAGINHVSAYNRLKITVFRANLNNEIYLDPTFGFFGTNSNLDKTYKYGLELQDSYKFSNDLSASIIYNYTRAIVDKETTLDGSIIKNKDLPGAPRHTIVANLNYKFLDHASLNLNHTWRSTAYAFNDFENNFSQKQDSFNSTNIAINYQYRNLNFFTAINNIFDQENSVQIADNAIYPVDFVRTWRVGMKADF comes from the coding sequence ATGAAAAGATCTACCATTGCCAGCCTGATTGGCCTCTCAATTTCGTCACCTGTTTTTGCTGCCGAAACCATAGCTCTTGATGACGTAACCGTAAAAGCAAACCGCTTTGAGCGCAAAGACACGGAGACGACCTACGCTTCCGAAATTCATACCGCGGCACAGATAGAAGCTTCTGGCGCAGCAACCCTTTACGAATACCTTGCCCAGCAGACTTCGCTGAACGCATCACCGAACATCGGCAACCGCGCAACTCCGGCAATCAATCTGCGTGGCTTTGGTACCGAGAACGGCCATCAGAACGTTGTCATTACGGTAGACGGACAACGCCTGAACAGCATCGACCTGTCACCCAGCGTGCTTGCTGGGATTGCGCTGGGCAATATCGAGCGCATTGAGATCGCCAAGGGCAGCAGCTCCGTCATTTACGGTGACGGCGCAACCGCGGGCAGCATTCAGATTTATACAAAAAACAAGACCGGTGTCACCATCAGCAGCTCTTTAGGTAATTTTGGCCAGAAAAACTCGTATATCAATGCCGGCTTCTCTGAAAAGTATATTGACCTCTCGGTGAATCTGGCACATGACAGCCATGACGGTTTCAGCAAAAAAGATGAGACCGGCCATAAAGACCAATTCACCAGCAATAGCCAGAACGTCAAACTGAAAATCAAACCTACCGATCAATTGCGCTTTAACATCGAAGCTACCAGCTCCCGTAACGACGTGCGCTACGTAAACGCAATGACGCAGGATGAATTCCGCGACGACCCGAGACAGGTCACGCAAAGGCCGTTCAGCCAGACATACACCCATCAAAGCTTCAATAGCGACCAGTGGCGGATCGGCGGCGAGTATGACGTTAATGACCATGTCAGGATCAGCGCCTTCCATTATCAGGAAGATAAATTCTCCGAGTTCATATCCTCAACACCATCAACAGCCAACTCCCTATACAAAGGCAATGACATCAGTATCAGCTACCAAAGCGATACGCTCAGCCTGCTGGCCGGCTATCAGGATTTTGACGGCTCACGCAAGTCGTTCAGCGACTACAGCCCATGGGGGACTTCCAAAGATGAAACCACCAAGAAAAATGAAGCGGTTTACGTCAGCGGTGAATACAAGATCAACGCTTTGACATTATCTGCCGGCGCACGTAACGAACAAGTCAAATATCGGTTCTCACCCGTTTCCTATGCCTTTGGCCCAGTGACCGGAGCAAAAAAATCAGAAGATATCGATGCTTTTGATATTGGCGCCAATTACCGTTTCAGCGATAGCCTGAGCGCATTCACCAACTACAACCAGGCTTACCAGGCGCCTGATATCGACAGGCTTTTTACTTTTGGCGGCGGGTTTAACGGTTTCCTTGACCCGGCAAAGGTGCGCACCCTGAATGCCGGCATTAACCACGTTTCAGCCTACAACCGCCTGAAGATTACCGTTTTCAGGGCTAACCTGAACAACGAAATATACCTCGATCCGACTTTTGGTTTTTTCGGCACCAACAGCAATCTGGACAAAACGTATAAATATGGATTGGAACTGCAGGACAGCTACAAATTCAGCAACGACCTAAGTGCTTCCATTATTTACAACTACACTCGCGCCATCGTGGATAAAGAAACAACGCTGGATGGCTCGATCATCAAGAATAAAGACTTGCCAGGCGCGCCCAGACATACCATTGTTGCGAACCTGAATTACAAGTTCCTTGATCATGCCAGCCTGAACCTGAACCACACCTGGCGTTCTACTGCCTATGCCTTTAATGATTTTGAGAACAATTTCAGCCAGAAGCAGGACAGTTTCAATTCAACGAATATTGCGATTAACTACCAGTACAGAAACCTGAACTTCTTTACCGCAATCAACAATATTTTTGATCAGGAAAATTCCGTGCAGATTGCCGACAACGCGATCTATCCGGTTGATTTTGTACGCACCTGGCGCGTAGGCATGAAAGCGGATTTCTAA
- the rpiA gene encoding ribose-5-phosphate isomerase RpiA, with protein MAYTQDELKQQVAKAAVEYVKGGIIGVGTGSTANFFIEELAKVKHKIDGAVASSEATAARLRGHGIEVFDLNSVDSLDIYVDGADEITEHMHMLKGGGGALTREKIVAAVAKQFICICDASKYVPVLGKFPLPVEVLPMAKSYVARELVKLGGQPKLRDFTTDNGNVILDVHGLNITDPVEMEARINQIVGVVTNGLFAARPANVLLLATPDGVKTYKK; from the coding sequence ATGGCTTACACACAAGACGAATTGAAACAACAGGTAGCAAAAGCGGCAGTTGAATATGTAAAAGGCGGTATTATCGGGGTGGGTACAGGGTCGACCGCTAACTTTTTCATCGAAGAACTTGCAAAAGTGAAACATAAAATTGACGGTGCGGTAGCCAGTTCTGAAGCGACGGCAGCACGCTTGCGCGGCCACGGTATTGAAGTGTTTGACCTTAATAGTGTAGACAGCCTGGATATTTATGTGGACGGCGCCGACGAGATCACAGAACACATGCACATGCTCAAAGGCGGCGGTGGCGCCCTGACCCGTGAAAAAATCGTGGCTGCGGTGGCAAAACAGTTTATCTGTATCTGCGACGCCAGCAAATATGTACCTGTGCTGGGTAAGTTTCCACTGCCGGTAGAAGTGCTGCCAATGGCAAAAAGCTACGTAGCGCGCGAACTGGTTAAATTGGGCGGCCAACCGAAATTGCGCGACTTTACTACCGATAACGGTAATGTAATTCTAGACGTGCATGGCTTAAATATTACTGATCCGGTTGAGATGGAAGCCAGAATCAATCAGATCGTAGGTGTAGTGACTAATGGTTTGTTTGCTGCACGCCCGGCCAATGTATTGCTGCTGGCAACACCTGATGGCGTTAAAACCTATAAAAAATAA
- the ilvA gene encoding threonine ammonia-lyase, biosynthetic, translated as MPTDTAQNYLEKIQNSHVYDVAKVTPLDLQINLSKRIKNNVLLKREDMQPVFSFKIRGAYNKMASLSPEALAKGVIAASAGNHAQGVALSAQKLKCRAVIVMPTTTPQIKIDAVKSRGAEVVLFGDSYSDAYAHSLELEKKEGLTFVHPYDDPDVIAGQGTIAMEILKAHPEPIDAIFCCVGGGGLLAGIAAYIKAVRPEIKVIGVEAKDAEAMTLSLKKGERVALDQVGLFADGAAVKQVGEHTFALCQQYVDEMIIVDNDAICAAIKDVFEDTRSILEPAGGLAVAGLKAYAARENLQDKTLVAVASGANMNFDRLRFIAERAEIGEKREAVLAVTIPEKPGAFKSFCRLLGGRNITEFNYRYSDPQNAHIFVGVAVSDPSESAKLVSALQQKGLPTLDLSDNEVAKLHLRHLVGGHAPQAENEKVFRFEFPETPGALMKFLDTMGHDWNISLFHYRNHGADFGRVLVGMQVPPNELTEFSDFLSKLGYPYWDETENPAYKLFLG; from the coding sequence ATGCCTACAGATACCGCACAAAATTATTTAGAAAAAATACAGAACTCACACGTATATGACGTTGCTAAAGTAACGCCATTAGACCTGCAAATCAATCTATCCAAGCGCATTAAGAACAATGTACTGCTAAAACGCGAAGATATGCAGCCGGTATTTTCTTTCAAGATTCGCGGTGCTTACAACAAGATGGCAAGCTTATCGCCAGAGGCGCTGGCTAAAGGCGTAATTGCGGCCTCTGCCGGCAATCACGCACAAGGGGTTGCCCTCAGTGCACAGAAACTCAAGTGCCGCGCCGTGATTGTGATGCCCACCACCACACCGCAAATCAAGATCGATGCCGTTAAAAGCCGCGGTGCCGAAGTCGTATTATTCGGCGACAGCTATTCTGATGCGTATGCCCATTCACTGGAGCTGGAAAAGAAAGAAGGTTTGACCTTCGTACACCCGTACGATGATCCGGATGTCATCGCCGGGCAAGGCACGATTGCCATGGAAATCCTGAAAGCACACCCGGAACCGATTGATGCTATTTTCTGTTGCGTTGGCGGTGGCGGCTTACTGGCAGGCATAGCAGCCTACATTAAAGCCGTTCGCCCTGAAATCAAGGTAATCGGCGTAGAGGCAAAAGATGCCGAAGCCATGACGCTCTCACTCAAAAAAGGCGAGCGCGTGGCGCTGGATCAGGTAGGCCTGTTTGCTGACGGGGCTGCTGTCAAACAGGTGGGCGAACACACTTTTGCACTGTGCCAGCAATATGTAGATGAAATGATCATTGTAGACAACGATGCCATCTGCGCTGCGATTAAAGATGTGTTCGAAGATACACGCAGCATTTTAGAACCCGCCGGCGGCCTGGCCGTAGCGGGCCTGAAAGCTTATGCCGCCCGCGAAAACCTGCAGGATAAAACGCTGGTTGCCGTTGCATCCGGCGCCAATATGAATTTTGACCGCCTGCGCTTCATTGCAGAGCGTGCCGAAATCGGCGAGAAACGCGAAGCGGTATTAGCCGTCACCATTCCAGAGAAACCAGGCGCATTCAAGTCCTTCTGCCGCCTGCTGGGTGGCCGTAATATCACTGAATTCAATTACCGTTACTCAGACCCGCAGAATGCGCATATTTTTGTAGGGGTTGCCGTTTCAGACCCATCCGAGTCAGCCAAGCTGGTAAGCGCTTTGCAGCAAAAAGGCCTGCCGACATTAGACCTGAGCGACAACGAAGTTGCCAAGCTCCACCTGCGCCACCTGGTAGGCGGCCATGCACCGCAGGCGGAAAATGAAAAGGTTTTCAGATTCGAGTTCCCGGAAACACCAGGCGCACTGATGAAGTTCCTGGATACCATGGGACATGACTGGAATATCAGCCTGTTTCATTACCGTAACCACGGCGCAGATTTCGGACGGGTACTGGTAGGCATGCAGGTGCCGCCAAATGAACTGACCGAATTTTCGGACTTCCTGAGCAAACTGGGTTATCCATATTGGGATGAAACTGAAAACCCTGCCTATAAATTATTCCTGGGTTAA